A single region of the Actinoplanes sp. SE50/110 genome encodes:
- a CDS encoding xylulokinase has protein sequence MTETVDRPLAGVREAIEQGRTALGIELGSTRIKAVLTGPGHAAIATGSHDWENQFVDRTWTYSLEAVWAGLQDCFAALARDVRERHGVELRTTGALGVSAMMHGYLAFDADGELLTPFRTWRNTDTGDAAEALSELFSYNIPHRWSIAHLYQSVLNGAEHIGRLAHFTTLAGYVHWKLTGEKVLGVGDASGMFPIDTTTGGYDARMLEQFDTLAAGRGLPLPLRDLLPAVLPAGERAGTLTEAGARLLDPTGALQPGIPLCPPEGDAGTGMVATNSVARRTGNVSAGTSIFAMIVLESPLSRVHPEIDLVTTPAGDLVAMVHCNNGASELDAWAGLFTEFAAALGVPADSGKVFETLFRAALKGAPDGGGLMAFNNLSGEPITRLHEGRPLFLREPGSSLTLATFMRTQLYAALATLRIGMDVLQKAEAVQLDRMFAHGGLFKTEGVAQNLLAAAIDTPVSVGDLAGEGGAWGIAILAAFLTGRADGQTLDDYLATAVFADARLDTATPDPADVAGFDAFLRRYVAALPIQQAAVEHS, from the coding sequence ATGACGGAGACGGTGGACCGGCCCCTGGCCGGCGTGCGTGAGGCGATCGAGCAGGGCCGCACGGCCCTGGGCATCGAGCTGGGGTCGACCCGGATCAAGGCGGTGCTGACCGGCCCCGGCCATGCGGCGATCGCCACCGGCAGCCACGACTGGGAGAACCAGTTCGTCGACCGCACGTGGACGTACTCGCTGGAGGCCGTCTGGGCCGGCCTGCAGGACTGTTTCGCGGCGCTGGCCCGCGACGTCCGCGAGCGCCACGGCGTCGAGTTGCGCACCACCGGCGCGCTCGGGGTGTCCGCGATGATGCACGGCTACCTCGCCTTCGACGCCGACGGGGAGCTGCTCACCCCGTTCCGCACCTGGCGCAACACCGACACCGGGGACGCCGCCGAGGCACTCAGCGAGCTTTTCTCGTACAACATCCCGCACCGCTGGAGCATCGCCCACCTGTACCAGTCGGTGTTGAACGGTGCGGAGCACATCGGCCGGCTGGCGCATTTCACCACCCTCGCCGGATACGTGCACTGGAAGCTCACCGGGGAGAAGGTGCTCGGCGTCGGCGACGCCAGCGGCATGTTCCCGATCGACACCACCACCGGCGGGTACGACGCCCGGATGCTGGAGCAGTTCGACACCCTGGCCGCCGGCCGCGGCCTGCCGCTGCCCCTGCGCGACCTGCTGCCCGCCGTGCTGCCCGCCGGCGAGCGGGCCGGCACGCTGACCGAGGCCGGCGCCCGGCTGCTCGACCCGACCGGCGCCCTGCAGCCCGGCATCCCGCTCTGCCCGCCCGAGGGGGACGCCGGCACCGGCATGGTCGCCACCAACTCGGTCGCCCGCCGCACCGGCAACGTCAGCGCCGGTACCAGCATCTTCGCCATGATCGTGCTGGAAAGCCCGCTGAGCCGCGTGCACCCCGAGATCGACCTGGTCACCACCCCGGCCGGCGACCTGGTCGCCATGGTCCACTGCAACAACGGCGCCAGTGAGCTCGACGCGTGGGCCGGCCTGTTCACCGAGTTCGCCGCCGCCCTCGGCGTCCCGGCGGACAGCGGCAAGGTGTTCGAGACCCTGTTCCGCGCCGCGCTGAAGGGCGCCCCGGACGGCGGCGGCCTGATGGCCTTCAACAATCTCTCCGGCGAGCCGATCACCAGGCTGCACGAGGGGCGCCCGCTGTTCCTGCGCGAGCCGGGCAGCTCGCTGACGCTCGCCACCTTCATGCGGACCCAGTTGTACGCGGCGCTCGCCACCCTGCGCATCGGCATGGACGTGCTGCAGAAGGCGGAGGCGGTCCAGCTCGACCGGATGTTCGCGCACGGCGGTCTGTTCAAGACCGAGGGCGTCGCGCAGAACCTGCTCGCCGCCGCGATCGACACCCCGGTCTCGGTCGGTGACCTGGCCGGCGAGGGCGGCGCCTGGGGCATCGCGATCCTGGCCGCCTTCCTGACCGGCCGCGCCGACGGACAGACCCTCGACGACTATCTGGCCACCGCGGTCTTCGCCGACGCCCGCCTGGACACCGCCACCCCCGATCCGGCCGACGTCGCCGGATTCGACGCTTTCCTGCGGCGGTACGTGGCGGCTCTCCCGATTCAGCAGGCCGCCGTCGAGCACAGCTGA
- a CDS encoding GNAT family N-acetyltransferase — translation MVDTDALLAAYDAHMRFPTGAVPAGMRHEYDGVLLRIVGGHVGRIRAPRDVGVTGAGLDRLIARQRDYFRARGEGVEWKVRSHDRPADLPERLVAAGFVAGEPASVLIGSAEEMAGDPVLPDGVVLRRISAAGDLRRMAELQSEVLGEDCSWVAAHLAARVSADPDQLTILAAEAGGRFVCTALVEYCPGTDFGALLGGATLPDWQGRGLYRAMIAARAREAVARGFRLLHVDASAASAPILRRCGFHEIAVSRHYQWTPEHPEAS, via the coding sequence ATGGTCGACACCGATGCGCTGCTGGCCGCCTACGACGCTCACATGCGGTTTCCGACCGGCGCCGTCCCGGCCGGGATGAGACACGAGTACGACGGGGTGCTCCTGCGGATCGTCGGCGGGCATGTCGGGCGCATCCGGGCGCCGCGCGACGTCGGTGTCACCGGCGCCGGGCTCGACCGCCTGATCGCCCGTCAACGGGACTACTTCCGGGCCCGCGGTGAAGGCGTCGAATGGAAGGTTCGCTCCCACGACCGGCCCGCAGATCTTCCGGAACGCCTGGTGGCAGCCGGGTTCGTGGCGGGGGAGCCGGCATCGGTGCTGATCGGCTCCGCCGAGGAGATGGCCGGCGATCCGGTCCTGCCGGACGGTGTCGTGCTGCGCCGGATCAGCGCGGCCGGGGACCTGCGCCGGATGGCCGAGCTGCAGAGCGAGGTGCTGGGCGAGGACTGCTCCTGGGTGGCCGCCCATCTCGCCGCCCGGGTGTCAGCCGATCCCGATCAGCTCACCATCCTGGCCGCCGAAGCCGGTGGCCGGTTCGTCTGCACCGCCCTGGTGGAGTACTGCCCGGGCACCGACTTCGGGGCACTGCTCGGCGGCGCGACCCTGCCGGACTGGCAGGGGCGGGGGCTGTACCGGGCCATGATCGCCGCTCGGGCGCGGGAGGCCGTCGCCCGCGGATTCCGGCTGCTGCATGTCGACGCATCCGCGGCCAGCGCGCCCATCCTGCGTCGGTGCGGCTTCCACGAGATCGCCGTCTCCCGGCACTACCAGTGGACGCCGGAACACCCGGAAGCATCGTAG
- a CDS encoding RICIN domain-containing protein: MRKIAGSAAAITVLLAGTPANATPIDPYYTLINANSGKCLSIGASNTTSGAAAIQWSCWGGDDQRWYLRKSTAGTVRLVNVNSGKCLAIGASNMSDGATAIQWDCINIDDQRWYLRDAQGAKKLVARHSRKCLSVGASSTADGATAIQWRCGDGDDQRWYMNYHA; the protein is encoded by the coding sequence ATGAGGAAAATTGCGGGCTCCGCCGCGGCGATCACCGTTTTGTTGGCCGGAACGCCGGCGAACGCAACACCTATCGATCCATATTACACGCTCATCAACGCGAACAGCGGAAAATGTCTTTCGATTGGCGCCTCCAACACGACCAGTGGAGCGGCTGCCATTCAATGGAGCTGCTGGGGCGGCGATGATCAGCGCTGGTACCTGCGCAAATCCACCGCTGGAACAGTTCGACTGGTCAACGTCAACAGCGGCAAATGCCTGGCCATCGGCGCCTCGAACATGTCCGACGGTGCAACGGCGATCCAGTGGGATTGTATCAACATCGATGACCAGCGTTGGTATCTGCGTGACGCCCAAGGCGCGAAGAAACTGGTGGCCCGGCACAGCAGGAAATGCCTTTCGGTGGGCGCCTCAAGTACGGCTGACGGAGCGACCGCTATTCAGTGGAGGTGCGGGGACGGCGACGATCAGCGCTGGTACATGAACTATCACGCTTAG
- a CDS encoding SRPBCC family protein yields MPVTVTTRIAAAPEAVWDLVADITRMGQWSPETTRCRWLTEPPGPRVGARFTGANAHRGRRWRTVCTVVAADRGREFSFDVVGAGFLAVARWTYTFRPVDGGCEVTETYTDRRGPALKLFGIAALGITDRDAHNRRTMTETLARLRAAAQA; encoded by the coding sequence ATGCCCGTCACCGTCACCACCCGCATCGCGGCGGCCCCCGAGGCAGTCTGGGATCTCGTCGCCGACATCACCCGGATGGGCCAGTGGAGCCCGGAGACGACCCGGTGCCGCTGGCTCACCGAACCGCCCGGCCCGCGCGTGGGGGCCCGGTTCACCGGCGCCAACGCCCACCGCGGCCGCCGGTGGCGCACCGTGTGCACCGTGGTGGCGGCCGACCGCGGTCGCGAGTTCAGCTTCGACGTGGTCGGCGCCGGTTTCCTCGCCGTGGCGCGGTGGACGTACACGTTCCGCCCGGTCGACGGCGGCTGCGAGGTGACCGAGACCTACACCGACCGCCGGGGCCCGGCCCTCAAATTGTTCGGCATCGCGGCGCTGGGCATCACCGACCGCGACGCCCACAACCGCCGCACCATGACCGAGACCCTGGCCCGGCTCCGCGCCGCCGCGCAGGCGTGA
- a CDS encoding LamG-like jellyroll fold domain-containing protein, which translates to MVGVTAAVLSTVVGVRLAVTQQPPPRPAVQAAATAPDGLGYQRETVRMLTWNICGEAGGSRGSSSYCPWRSRPQAKAAAIETIIRERDLNVVMLEEVCYPDEAAGRGGDRNDLSPLMAALGSGWTYRTAVVARPDGRSDCRGGDLVGTIGEVIAVRGTITSSTVTPLLVAGDPSYYPDADEKRTSNLLCVRVDGWQNTPCVTHLLHTTDPEYARETASLKQKIAAVALPVLGGDFNTMQGSAATSPIRPLFDTYPECDQQAYSPGDAVNEMTHFNSEDAAPTVSRQKLDYVFATSGFAYCDSLTEFADTDANVAAADDPAGLSDHAPLVAFTRGQSLTWKFDETSGAATADGSINGLSGTLSDDVTRSAERVHSLRFAGSGTVTSGVDGTVNKFDTRRALTVSVWAKPDAATAAGSLLNQADNNGRPIDLSYTGGRWRFAMVTADAEGAASDQVTAPAQTGVWTHLAATYDAVAGTMGLYVNGTLAGTATHTRRVPSGTPITVGDGYRGGLDDLQLFPYALSSTEITKLRAAQTMLPAVPTGTVTVPATGTGDPGCHQNGGYGKVPSLTPRLTAVVKDDDPTAAVRADFSLWDNTDPHQPQPIYLGGPGSASDFVTGTGTVSVPVPALLDGHSYGWYVRASDGTNVSATAPVCHFVATSS; encoded by the coding sequence ATGGTGGGCGTGACCGCTGCCGTGCTGAGCACCGTCGTGGGTGTCCGGCTCGCCGTCACGCAGCAGCCACCGCCGCGGCCGGCGGTGCAGGCCGCGGCCACCGCACCCGACGGGCTGGGCTACCAGCGCGAGACCGTCCGCATGCTGACCTGGAACATCTGCGGGGAGGCCGGCGGGAGCCGCGGCAGTTCCTCGTACTGTCCGTGGCGGTCCCGGCCGCAGGCCAAGGCCGCCGCCATCGAGACCATCATCCGCGAGCGCGATCTCAACGTGGTCATGCTGGAGGAGGTCTGCTATCCGGACGAGGCCGCCGGCCGCGGCGGTGACCGCAACGACCTGTCACCGCTGATGGCCGCGCTCGGCTCCGGCTGGACCTATCGCACCGCGGTCGTGGCCCGCCCGGACGGCCGATCCGACTGCCGCGGCGGCGACCTGGTCGGCACGATCGGCGAGGTGATCGCGGTCCGGGGCACGATCACCTCGTCCACGGTCACGCCGCTGCTGGTCGCCGGCGACCCGAGCTACTACCCGGACGCCGACGAGAAACGCACCTCGAACCTGCTCTGCGTGCGGGTCGACGGCTGGCAGAACACGCCGTGCGTGACCCACCTGCTGCACACCACCGACCCGGAGTACGCCCGCGAGACCGCGTCGCTGAAGCAGAAGATCGCTGCCGTCGCCCTGCCGGTGCTCGGCGGCGACTTCAACACCATGCAGGGCTCGGCCGCGACCTCACCGATCCGGCCGCTGTTCGACACGTACCCGGAATGTGACCAGCAGGCCTACTCGCCCGGCGACGCGGTCAACGAGATGACGCATTTCAACAGCGAGGACGCCGCGCCGACGGTCTCCCGGCAGAAGCTCGACTACGTCTTCGCCACCTCCGGCTTCGCCTACTGCGACTCGCTCACCGAGTTCGCCGACACCGACGCCAACGTCGCGGCCGCGGACGACCCGGCGGGCCTGTCGGACCATGCGCCGCTCGTCGCGTTCACCCGCGGGCAGTCGCTGACCTGGAAGTTCGACGAGACCAGCGGTGCCGCCACGGCGGACGGCTCGATCAACGGGCTGTCCGGCACGCTGTCGGACGATGTCACCCGCTCCGCCGAGCGGGTCCATTCGCTGCGCTTCGCCGGCTCGGGAACGGTCACCAGCGGCGTCGACGGCACCGTCAACAAGTTCGACACCCGCCGCGCGCTCACCGTCTCGGTGTGGGCGAAACCGGACGCGGCGACCGCCGCCGGCTCGCTGCTCAACCAGGCGGACAACAACGGCCGGCCGATCGACCTGTCCTACACCGGCGGCAGATGGCGGTTCGCGATGGTCACGGCCGACGCCGAGGGCGCCGCGTCCGACCAGGTCACCGCCCCCGCGCAGACCGGTGTCTGGACACACCTGGCGGCCACCTACGACGCGGTCGCCGGCACGATGGGTCTGTACGTCAACGGCACCCTGGCCGGCACCGCGACGCACACCAGACGCGTCCCGAGCGGCACCCCGATCACCGTCGGCGACGGGTATCGGGGCGGCCTCGACGACCTGCAGCTCTTCCCGTACGCGCTGAGCAGCACCGAGATCACCAAGCTGCGCGCCGCGCAGACCATGCTGCCCGCCGTGCCGACCGGCACGGTCACCGTCCCGGCGACCGGCACCGGCGACCCCGGCTGTCACCAGAACGGTGGTTACGGCAAGGTGCCGTCGCTGACCCCACGGCTGACCGCCGTCGTCAAGGACGACGATCCGACGGCCGCGGTCCGGGCCGACTTCTCCCTCTGGGACAACACCGACCCCCACCAGCCGCAGCCGATCTACCTGGGCGGCCCGGGCTCGGCCAGCGACTTCGTGACCGGCACGGGCACCGTCTCGGTGCCGGTGCCGGCCCTGCTCGACGGCCACTCGTACGGCTGGTACGTCCGCGCCTCCGACGGTACGAACGTGTCCGCCACCGCCCCGGTCTGCCACTTCGTGGCGACCTCCTCCTGA
- a CDS encoding helix-turn-helix transcriptional regulator yields MAPPSGPVRAAATDGAAGARIRLARREAGLTQQGLSAEVKVSRQTIIAMETGDYAPSVYLAIKIAQALGVTVEALWGDT; encoded by the coding sequence ATGGCACCACCGTCCGGCCCGGTCCGCGCCGCGGCGACCGACGGCGCGGCCGGCGCCCGCATCCGCCTGGCGCGCCGCGAGGCAGGACTCACCCAGCAGGGACTTTCGGCGGAGGTGAAGGTGAGCCGGCAGACCATCATCGCGATGGAGACCGGCGACTACGCCCCGTCGGTCTACCTGGCCATCAAGATCGCCCAAGCGCTGGGCGTCACCGTCGAAGCCCTGTGGGGCGACACCTGA
- a CDS encoding transcriptional regulator: protein MTAAAETPEHPVNGLDDIVHQRVRLGILTIAHEARRVEFGYLRAQLQLTAGNLSQHLGVLETAGLVDVEKGYEGKRGRTWVTLTAAGSAALAAEIGRLKQLIARVEQR, encoded by the coding sequence GTGACCGCCGCCGCGGAGACTCCGGAACATCCGGTCAACGGCCTCGACGACATCGTCCACCAGCGGGTCAGGCTCGGCATCCTGACCATCGCCCACGAGGCCCGCCGGGTCGAGTTCGGCTACCTGCGCGCCCAGTTGCAGCTCACTGCCGGCAACCTGTCGCAGCACCTCGGCGTCCTCGAGACGGCGGGCCTGGTCGACGTCGAGAAAGGCTATGAGGGCAAACGCGGGCGTACGTGGGTGACCCTCACCGCCGCGGGCAGCGCCGCCCTGGCCGCCGAGATCGGCCGGCTCAAGCAGCTCATCGCCCGGGTGGAGCAGCGATGA
- a CDS encoding BTAD domain-containing putative transcriptional regulator, translated as MDFQLLGAVRAVHNGQTVPLGRKQERCALAVLALDAGRPVPVARIADLLWHGDPPHRARGAIQAMISHLRAAFRAVDPEHHYIVGGEAGYLLDVAPQAVDINRFTALVSRGRATDVTETRADILAQAMALWRGPLLGDIADDVLRARLSPDIDELHLQAREDWLAARLELGDHDEVTARLKRLVDEHPLRERARRLLMLSLYRGGRRQEALAVYRDTRTVFVEELGLEPGPEMQHLHRTVLSAEAATPGLTVADAPVAPAELPADLATFVGREPQVAQLDEVLTAVGRPSAPAVIATISGSGGVGKTSLAVHWAQRVRPHFPDGQLFVNLRGFDASAAPMSVEDALRGLLHSLGMRPDRIPPATDRQAALYRSLLAGKRMLVVLDNARDAEQVRPLLPGAPGCLVIVTSRNQLPGLVATDGATPVALGLLGHAEGRRLLRRRLGGDRIDADTGALDRIVDRCAGLPLALAVVAARMSQSRRLTLGDLAAELAESRTALDTLGTGDRASDLRSVFAWSYQALSRPAARLFRLLGLHPGPDVSVHAAAALADLPIGQARRILAELTRANLLSEPTYGRFAAHDLLWAYAVGLAESGEPPQERRAARLRLLEHYAAMTLHAAELLLPGRVGSIPLVAPQRTAAEQVDDLKDAVAWFTAESPVLLRLVPAALSTGHHRQAWLLAWGLRDYLDHRRQWDLQITVQQAGLAAAVHLGDWTAQAHAHRNLGRAFTEQGRIDDARHAYRQAFTAFAAARDHHGQASVHMSMGLLAQRHRQPHQSLHHYLAALKAFEQIGDPSGQANAMNNVASGYLELDQHDQALEYGLRALDLAHTTSAWAQAAILNTVGSIWRRHGKHHRAVECYSRCVALIRSVGDRFHEAVALCDLADACAAAGDETSAAQARTQALEIVGHLSESDAAVIRTRLNGGSP; from the coding sequence GTGGACTTCCAGCTACTCGGTGCGGTGCGCGCTGTCCACAATGGGCAAACCGTGCCCCTCGGCCGGAAGCAGGAACGGTGCGCGCTGGCCGTCCTGGCGCTCGACGCCGGGCGGCCCGTCCCCGTCGCCCGCATCGCGGACCTGCTGTGGCACGGCGACCCGCCGCACCGGGCCCGCGGCGCCATCCAGGCGATGATCTCCCATCTGCGGGCCGCGTTCCGGGCCGTCGACCCGGAGCATCACTACATCGTCGGCGGGGAGGCGGGATACCTCCTCGACGTCGCGCCGCAGGCCGTCGACATCAACCGGTTCACCGCCCTGGTCAGCCGGGGCCGGGCAACCGACGTGACGGAGACCCGGGCGGACATCCTGGCCCAGGCGATGGCCCTGTGGCGCGGCCCGCTGCTCGGCGACATCGCGGACGACGTGCTGCGGGCCCGGCTCAGCCCGGACATCGACGAACTGCACCTGCAGGCGCGGGAGGACTGGCTCGCGGCCCGGCTTGAGCTCGGTGACCACGACGAGGTGACCGCCCGGCTCAAACGCCTGGTCGACGAGCATCCGCTGCGCGAGCGCGCCCGCCGGTTGCTGATGCTGTCGCTGTACCGCGGCGGCCGGCGTCAGGAAGCACTCGCCGTGTACCGCGACACCCGCACGGTGTTCGTCGAGGAACTGGGCCTGGAACCCGGACCGGAGATGCAGCACCTGCACCGGACCGTCCTGTCGGCGGAGGCGGCCACGCCCGGTCTCACCGTCGCCGACGCCCCGGTCGCGCCCGCCGAGTTGCCGGCCGACCTCGCCACCTTCGTCGGCCGCGAGCCCCAGGTGGCCCAACTCGACGAGGTGCTCACGGCCGTCGGCCGGCCGTCCGCGCCCGCGGTGATCGCGACCATCAGCGGCAGCGGCGGAGTGGGCAAGACGTCGCTGGCCGTGCACTGGGCGCAGCGGGTGCGACCACATTTCCCCGACGGGCAGCTGTTCGTCAACCTCCGCGGCTTCGACGCCTCCGCGGCACCGATGAGCGTGGAGGACGCGCTGCGCGGGCTCCTGCACTCCCTCGGGATGCGCCCGGACCGGATCCCGCCGGCGACCGACCGGCAGGCGGCGCTGTATCGCAGCCTGCTCGCCGGCAAGCGGATGCTGGTCGTGTTGGACAATGCCCGGGACGCCGAACAGGTCCGGCCGCTGCTGCCCGGCGCCCCCGGCTGCCTGGTGATCGTGACCAGCCGCAACCAGCTCCCGGGCCTGGTGGCCACCGACGGCGCGACACCCGTTGCGCTGGGCCTGCTCGGGCATGCCGAGGGCCGTCGGCTGCTGCGGCGGCGGCTCGGCGGCGACCGGATCGACGCCGACACCGGCGCCCTCGACCGGATCGTCGACCGGTGTGCCGGGCTGCCCCTCGCGCTGGCGGTCGTGGCCGCCCGGATGTCCCAGAGCCGCCGGCTCACCCTCGGCGACCTGGCCGCGGAGCTGGCCGAGTCACGGACCGCGCTGGACACCCTGGGAACCGGGGACCGGGCGAGTGACCTGCGCTCGGTGTTCGCCTGGTCCTACCAGGCGCTCAGCCGGCCCGCGGCCCGCCTGTTCCGCCTGCTGGGGCTGCACCCCGGCCCGGACGTCTCGGTGCACGCCGCCGCCGCCCTCGCCGACCTCCCGATCGGCCAGGCCCGCCGGATCCTCGCCGAACTGACCCGCGCCAACCTGCTGTCGGAGCCCACCTACGGCCGGTTCGCCGCGCACGACCTTCTCTGGGCGTACGCGGTGGGACTCGCCGAATCCGGCGAACCGCCGCAGGAGCGCCGAGCAGCCCGGCTGCGGCTGCTGGAGCACTACGCCGCGATGACCCTGCACGCGGCCGAGTTGCTCCTGCCCGGCCGGGTCGGATCGATTCCGCTGGTCGCGCCGCAGCGTACCGCCGCTGAGCAGGTCGACGACCTGAAGGACGCGGTGGCCTGGTTCACGGCCGAAAGCCCGGTGCTGCTGCGGCTGGTGCCGGCCGCGCTGTCGACCGGCCACCACCGGCAGGCCTGGCTGCTGGCCTGGGGATTGCGCGACTACCTCGACCACCGGCGGCAGTGGGACCTCCAGATCACCGTGCAGCAGGCCGGCCTGGCCGCGGCCGTGCACCTCGGCGACTGGACCGCGCAGGCCCACGCCCACCGCAACCTGGGCCGCGCGTTCACCGAGCAGGGCCGGATCGACGACGCGCGGCACGCCTACCGGCAGGCGTTCACCGCATTCGCCGCAGCGCGGGACCACCACGGTCAGGCCAGCGTCCACATGTCCATGGGGCTGCTCGCCCAACGGCATCGGCAACCCCATCAGTCGCTGCACCACTACCTGGCGGCCCTGAAGGCCTTCGAGCAGATCGGCGACCCGTCGGGCCAGGCGAACGCGATGAACAACGTCGCCTCCGGCTACCTCGAACTCGACCAGCACGACCAGGCGTTGGAGTACGGTCTGCGGGCGCTGGACCTCGCCCACACCACCAGCGCGTGGGCCCAGGCCGCCATCCTGAACACGGTCGGCTCCATCTGGCGCCGGCACGGAAAACACCATCGGGCGGTCGAGTGCTACAGCCGCTGCGTGGCGCTGATCCGCAGCGTCGGCGACCGATTCCACGAGGCCGTGGCCCTTTGCGACCTGGCCGACGCCTGCGCCGCCGCGGGCGACGAGACGTCGGCGGCGCAGGCCCGGACCCAAGCTTTGGAGATCGTCGGGCACCTCAGCGAATCGGACGCCGCGGTGATCCGCACCCGGCTGAATGGCGGCTCGCCTTGA